In a genomic window of Flavobacterium sp. KACC 22761:
- a CDS encoding NAD-dependent epimerase/dehydratase family protein: MKILLTGASGFLGQEIFKKFSNEDITCLSRSTGDIQVSLENEIPNFEKKFELVIHSAGKAHVVPKTENEKKAFHDINVIGTQNLLMGLERSFIPEKFVFISSVSVYGREVGININENDLLNAKDPYGISKIEAEKLITTWCDQNNVVCTILRLPLLVGKNPPGNLGAMLKAINKGYYFNIGGGIARKSMVLTKDVASFIRKVSPVGGVYNLTDGNHPSFCELSHIIAKNKVKRKPHNVSLFLAKLIGKIGDVLGDKAPLNTFKVKKITTDLTFDDSKARNELNWNPQSVLDYLKDNDL, encoded by the coding sequence TTGAAAATACTATTAACAGGTGCAAGTGGTTTTTTAGGCCAAGAAATTTTCAAGAAGTTTTCAAATGAAGATATAACTTGCTTATCCAGAAGCACTGGCGACATTCAAGTTTCACTAGAAAATGAGATTCCTAACTTTGAAAAGAAATTTGAACTTGTAATACATTCTGCTGGAAAAGCACACGTTGTTCCAAAAACAGAAAATGAAAAAAAAGCTTTTCATGATATTAACGTTATAGGAACGCAAAATTTATTAATGGGGCTTGAAAGGTCATTTATTCCCGAAAAGTTTGTTTTCATTAGTTCAGTTTCAGTTTATGGTAGAGAAGTTGGAATTAACATAAATGAGAATGATTTATTAAATGCTAAAGATCCTTATGGGATAAGCAAAATTGAAGCCGAAAAATTAATTACAACTTGGTGTGATCAAAATAATGTTGTTTGTACAATTTTAAGATTGCCTTTATTAGTGGGAAAAAATCCACCAGGTAATTTAGGGGCTATGCTCAAAGCAATTAACAAAGGTTATTATTTTAACATCGGGGGAGGGATAGCAAGAAAAAGCATGGTTTTGACAAAGGACGTCGCTTCTTTTATAAGGAAAGTATCTCCAGTAGGAGGTGTTTATAATCTTACCGATGGTAATCATCCTAGTTTTTGTGAGTTAAGCCATATAATTGCAAAAAATAAAGTTAAAAGGAAGCCACATAATGTTTCGCTTTTTTTAGCAAAATTAATAGGTAAAATTGGAGATGTTTTGGGCGATAAAGCTCCATTGAATACTTTTAAGGTAAAAAAAATAACAACTGATTTAACGTTTGATGATTCTAAAGCAAGGAATGAATTAAACTGGAATCCACAATCTGTTTTAGATTATTTAAAAGATAATGATTTATGA
- a CDS encoding glycosyltransferase family 2 protein — protein sequence MSEEKSKVSVVLCTYNGSAYLKKQLDSILEQTYPIEEIIVVDDYSMDSTREILNEYKEKHDVVKLFFSEKNLGSNNSFKYAMSLATCEYIALCDQDDIWYKNKIEIQMAAINPKKDKPMVVFHDLCLIDEKDNVTHPSFWKVHGFFAERFNFKKLLIFNIVTGCTCLINKRMRDELIKCDMKDIIMHDYLIALIAYGFGNAIYINEPLMYYRSHSSSVTIKEKITFIDRVKSFFERIKNGNYLMPNILQIQKYNEVYQNNLYGQEKALVNKFIGLKNKNTINRMIYKWISN from the coding sequence ATGTCTGAAGAAAAGAGTAAAGTTAGTGTTGTACTATGTACATATAATGGGAGTGCATATCTAAAAAAACAGTTGGATTCTATATTAGAGCAGACTTATCCCATTGAAGAAATTATTGTGGTTGATGATTATTCTATGGATTCAACTCGCGAAATTTTAAATGAATACAAAGAAAAACACGATGTAGTTAAACTTTTTTTTAGTGAGAAAAATTTAGGCTCAAATAATTCTTTTAAATATGCAATGTCGCTCGCAACGTGTGAATATATAGCATTGTGCGATCAGGATGACATTTGGTATAAGAATAAAATTGAAATTCAAATGGCCGCAATAAATCCAAAAAAAGATAAACCAATGGTAGTCTTTCATGATTTATGTTTGATTGATGAAAAGGATAATGTTACACATCCTTCATTTTGGAAAGTTCATGGATTTTTTGCAGAAAGATTTAACTTCAAAAAACTTCTTATTTTTAATATTGTAACAGGATGTACTTGTCTTATTAATAAAAGAATGAGAGATGAACTTATCAAATGCGATATGAAGGATATAATAATGCACGACTATCTTATAGCTTTAATTGCGTATGGTTTTGGTAATGCGATATATATTAATGAGCCATTAATGTACTATCGTAGTCATTCTAGTAGCGTTACAATAAAAGAAAAAATTACATTTATTGATAGAGTAAAAAGTTTTTTCGAAAGAATAAAAAACGGAAATTATTTAATGCCTAATATCTTGCAAATTCAGAAATATAATGAAGTATATCAAAATAATTTGTATGGTCAAGAAAAAGCACTGGTGAATAAATTTATAGGACTAAAAAATAAAAATACAATTAATAGAATGATTTATAAGTGGATAAGTAATTAA
- a CDS encoding acyltransferase, with protein MKKVIFKILGLLVSLFYTILNPKSAGKIKFYCNYVYSLWFSKQFNQIGKNFFIMKPFYLHGEKYISIGENFNCGLRFRLEAIDEYSGLKFNPKIVIGDNVRINHDCHVGAINQITIGNGVLLASKVFITDHYHGKIDTDSILCSPFERPLYSKGPVEIKDNVWIGEGVVILPNVTIGQNTIIGANAVVTKSIPPNSVVGGNPAKIIKSL; from the coding sequence ATGAAAAAAGTTATTTTTAAAATACTTGGACTTTTAGTTAGCTTATTTTATACTATTCTAAATCCTAAAAGTGCTGGAAAAATCAAGTTCTATTGCAATTACGTCTATTCTTTATGGTTTTCAAAGCAATTTAATCAAATTGGAAAAAATTTCTTTATAATGAAACCTTTTTATTTACATGGAGAAAAATATATTTCAATTGGTGAAAATTTTAATTGCGGTTTGCGTTTTCGTCTCGAAGCAATTGACGAATATTCAGGATTAAAATTTAATCCGAAAATAGTGATTGGTGATAATGTTAGAATAAATCATGATTGCCATGTAGGAGCAATTAATCAAATCACAATCGGTAATGGCGTTTTGTTGGCTAGCAAAGTTTTTATTACAGATCATTATCACGGAAAAATAGATACTGATTCAATCCTTTGTTCTCCCTTCGAACGACCACTTTATTCTAAGGGACCAGTTGAAATTAAAGATAATGTATGGATTGGTGAGGGCGTCGTAATTTTGCCTAATGTAACTATTGGACAAAATACTATTATTGGAGCTAACGCTGTTGTTACTAAATCGATACCCCCTAATTCTGTAGTCGGAGGTAATCCTGCTAAAATTATAAAATCACTTTAA
- a CDS encoding O-antigen polymerase has product MKHKILYLPCFVYAVSFALILVLYQIGWSALFPKLNGFLLYFLFFTIIFSLILSFIQERTLKVNIIEVDLKPSFTKRALYFIIIGYILEFLYERSVPIISTFLNSSYSYQDFDGIPTFHVVLSTFNIFFSILMFNFYLCTKSKKILLYFIITLVPYILTMNRGAFMIVFCAMIFMFLIRLKSISIKGIIKPVLVLGSVLYLFGVVGNFRQEQTKDDKEYLLRVGGATDSFIDSGVPGEFYWSYIYLISPMGNLQNIVNEKKDEFAITNVGVFATTQLFPDFISKRLVALCGYADEMENSDGETYLVTPLLNAATVYFPSYFFLGSIGLILMYLIMMLAALIYPFLVRKNSIYYCTALASLNSIILLCTFSNMWYATGTILFWPIILGIVDRVKLK; this is encoded by the coding sequence ATGAAGCATAAAATATTATACCTCCCTTGTTTTGTATATGCAGTCTCTTTTGCATTAATATTGGTTTTATATCAAATAGGATGGTCAGCTTTATTTCCAAAATTAAATGGGTTTTTACTTTATTTTTTGTTTTTTACAATTATCTTTTCTTTAATTCTGTCCTTTATACAGGAAAGGACGTTAAAAGTAAATATTATAGAGGTCGATCTTAAACCATCCTTTACAAAAAGGGCATTATATTTCATTATTATTGGCTATATATTAGAATTTTTATATGAAAGAAGTGTTCCAATCATATCCACCTTTTTAAATTCATCATATTCTTATCAAGATTTTGATGGTATTCCAACCTTTCATGTAGTATTAAGCACATTTAATATTTTTTTTTCAATTTTAATGTTTAATTTCTATTTGTGTACTAAAAGCAAAAAGATATTGCTTTATTTTATTATTACATTAGTACCCTACATACTCACTATGAATCGCGGTGCATTTATGATTGTGTTTTGTGCTATGATATTTATGTTTTTGATCCGTTTAAAATCAATTAGCATAAAAGGAATAATTAAGCCGGTACTAGTTTTAGGATCAGTATTATACCTGTTCGGTGTTGTGGGTAACTTTAGACAAGAACAGACTAAAGACGACAAAGAATATTTATTAAGAGTTGGAGGAGCAACAGATTCTTTTATTGATAGTGGAGTCCCTGGGGAATTTTACTGGAGCTACATTTATCTCATTTCTCCAATGGGAAATTTACAAAATATTGTAAATGAAAAGAAAGATGAATTTGCTATAACAAATGTAGGGGTGTTTGCGACAACTCAATTATTCCCTGATTTTATTAGCAAAAGGCTAGTTGCATTATGTGGTTACGCAGATGAAATGGAAAATAGCGATGGTGAAACCTATTTAGTAACCCCATTATTAAATGCCGCGACTGTATATTTTCCTTCCTATTTTTTTTTAGGATCAATAGGGCTTATTTTGATGTATTTAATAATGATGCTCGCAGCATTAATATATCCTTTTTTAGTGAGAAAAAACAGTATATATTATTGCACAGCTCTTGCTTCTTTAAATTCAATAATTTTATTGTGTACTTTTAGTAATATGTGGTATGCAACAGGTACAATTTTGTTCTGGCCAATAATTTTGGGGATTGTAGACAGGGTTAAATTAAAATAA
- the gmd gene encoding GDP-mannose 4,6-dehydratase: protein MKTALITGITGQDGSYLAELLLEKGYKVHGVKRRASSFNTQRIDHIYQDQHEVHVNFKLHYGDLTDSTNIIRIIQEVQPDEIYNLGAMSHVKVSFDSPEYVANVDGIGTLRILEAVRILGLEKKTRIYQASTSELYGGLAENKNEKGLYDENSPFYPRSPYGVAKIYGFWITKNYREAYNMFACNGILFNHESPRRGETFVTRKITMATAAIALGEQDCLYLGNLDAQRDWGHAKDYVEAMWRILQQDVAEDYVIAMGETTYVRDFVKMSFAEVGIDIEFRGEGIDEKGYVASCSNPDYQIEVGKQVIAVDPQYFRPTEVDLLIGDPTKSKTKLGWVPKYDLAGLVKEMMMSDLDYVKREKMLSEVRSAIRY, encoded by the coding sequence ATGAAAACAGCCCTTATTACAGGAATTACAGGACAGGATGGTTCATACTTAGCCGAATTATTATTAGAAAAGGGATATAAAGTTCATGGGGTTAAAAGAAGAGCATCTTCTTTTAACACACAGCGTATTGATCATATTTACCAAGATCAACACGAGGTTCACGTAAATTTTAAATTGCATTATGGAGACTTAACTGATTCTACTAATATTATTCGAATTATTCAAGAGGTACAGCCTGATGAAATCTACAATTTAGGAGCAATGAGTCATGTAAAAGTTTCTTTTGATTCTCCAGAATATGTTGCTAATGTTGATGGAATTGGAACTTTAAGAATCTTAGAAGCAGTTCGTATTTTAGGATTAGAAAAGAAGACTCGTATTTATCAGGCATCGACATCTGAATTATATGGTGGACTAGCTGAAAATAAAAATGAAAAAGGATTGTATGACGAGAATTCACCTTTTTATCCACGTTCGCCTTACGGGGTTGCTAAAATTTATGGCTTTTGGATTACTAAAAATTATCGTGAAGCTTACAACATGTTTGCTTGTAATGGAATCTTATTTAACCACGAATCTCCACGCCGAGGAGAAACTTTTGTAACTCGCAAAATTACTATGGCGACAGCAGCGATTGCTTTAGGAGAACAAGATTGTTTATACTTAGGAAACTTGGATGCACAACGTGATTGGGGGCATGCAAAAGATTATGTAGAAGCTATGTGGAGAATTCTGCAGCAAGATGTCGCAGAAGATTATGTAATCGCTATGGGAGAAACTACTTATGTACGTGATTTTGTTAAAATGTCATTTGCTGAAGTAGGGATAGATATCGAATTTAGAGGAGAAGGAATAGATGAAAAAGGATATGTTGCATCTTGCAGTAATCCAGACTATCAAATTGAAGTAGGTAAACAAGTAATTGCTGTTGATCCACAATATTTCCGTCCTACAGAAGTTGATTTACTTATTGGAGATCCTACTAAATCAAAAACAAAATTAGGATGGGTTCCTAAATATGATTTGGCTGGACTAGTTAAAGAAATGATGATGTCCGATCTTGATTATGTTAAAAGAGAAAAGATGTTAAGTGAAGTAAGATCAGCAATAAGATATTAA
- a CDS encoding glycosyltransferase, whose protein sequence is MKLAAIVIVYNPNVKSFIFNLEKLRGNVDKIVLYQNSILDVETREYCDLYGNIVVIGDGRNVGIGSALNSGIKFLNEEDFTHVLTLDQDSYFKDDHLKKFINLIYNFKENNIGVFAPNFSNRGELLVNNSKEPFEESDAITSGSIFPLGIFDLVGGFNENLFIDTVDQEFCYRIKRDFGLKTIIFPSIELIHELGYPLKIMFGLTTQNYSSFRTYYLVRNHILLWKNYPKFYKKEYKLNLIKNYILYRIVKIILGEIDKSNKIKSIFKGVYHGLK, encoded by the coding sequence GTGAAATTAGCCGCAATTGTTATTGTTTACAATCCAAATGTCAAATCTTTTATATTTAATTTAGAGAAATTAAGAGGCAATGTTGATAAAATTGTCTTGTATCAAAATTCAATTTTAGATGTTGAAACTCGCGAATATTGCGATTTATATGGTAATATAGTGGTAATTGGTGATGGTAGAAATGTAGGAATTGGAAGCGCGTTAAATAGCGGAATAAAATTTTTAAACGAAGAGGATTTTACACATGTTTTGACTTTAGATCAAGATAGTTATTTTAAAGATGATCATCTTAAAAAATTTATTAATTTGATTTATAATTTTAAAGAAAATAATATAGGAGTTTTTGCGCCTAATTTCAGCAATCGTGGAGAATTACTCGTAAATAATAGTAAGGAACCTTTTGAAGAATCAGATGCTATTACATCTGGCTCCATATTCCCTCTCGGTATTTTTGATTTAGTAGGCGGCTTCAATGAAAATCTTTTTATCGATACGGTAGATCAAGAATTTTGTTATCGAATTAAACGTGATTTTGGATTAAAGACAATAATCTTTCCCTCAATTGAATTAATTCATGAATTAGGTTATCCATTAAAAATAATGTTCGGCTTAACAACACAAAATTATTCCTCATTCCGGACTTATTACCTTGTTAGAAATCATATTTTGTTGTGGAAAAATTATCCTAAATTTTATAAAAAGGAGTATAAACTTAATTTAATTAAAAATTATATTCTTTATAGAATTGTTAAAATTATTCTGGGAGAGATCGATAAAAGCAATAAAATCAAATCCATTTTTAAAGGTGTTTATCATGGCCTTAAATGA
- a CDS encoding glycosyltransferase translates to MNKNKYQISIVVPFYNVELYFKQFLNSLLPINNNCEVILVDDGSKDSSLEIANEFVKDNNNVKLLRKENGGLSSARNYGLEFATGEYVFFFDSDDYIEDITVIYKMYDNAVEKKADILVAQFYEFIDLDEKKFRPDKINFKGDLISLEEKMDHLFQNKVSFAAWDKIYSINFLKHNNLKFKEGVWFEDMDFIYKAFFFANKISKIDDVLIGYRQRPGSIMKTISPKILDKVVILDGLYDFFEKNNKLNTFYEKYKVLYIRIIFSIIYSVLMFGRDKKHNREILDYIFNLSFFKTAINEKLLYKSYLSKLEKLLFYLVKFKILNRNNIYFIRHFAALRNL, encoded by the coding sequence ATGAATAAAAATAAATATCAAATTAGTATTGTAGTTCCTTTTTATAATGTTGAATTATATTTTAAGCAATTTTTAAATAGTTTGTTGCCTATTAATAATAACTGTGAAGTAATATTGGTAGATGATGGGTCAAAAGACTCATCCTTAGAAATAGCTAATGAATTTGTTAAAGATAATAATAATGTAAAATTATTAAGAAAAGAAAATGGAGGGTTGAGTTCCGCTAGGAATTATGGATTGGAATTTGCGACAGGTGAGTATGTTTTTTTCTTTGACAGTGATGATTATATAGAAGATATAACTGTTATTTATAAAATGTATGACAATGCGGTTGAAAAAAAAGCCGATATTTTAGTAGCGCAATTTTATGAATTCATAGATCTTGATGAAAAGAAATTTAGGCCTGATAAAATCAATTTCAAAGGAGATCTTATTTCTCTAGAAGAAAAAATGGATCATTTATTTCAGAACAAAGTTTCTTTTGCAGCTTGGGATAAAATCTATAGTATCAATTTTTTAAAACATAATAATTTGAAGTTTAAAGAAGGGGTATGGTTTGAAGACATGGACTTTATTTATAAGGCTTTCTTTTTTGCTAATAAAATTTCAAAAATAGATGATGTATTAATTGGATACAGACAACGACCAGGCTCAATAATGAAGACAATATCTCCAAAAATTTTAGATAAAGTTGTCATTTTAGACGGGTTGTATGATTTTTTTGAAAAGAATAATAAATTGAATACTTTTTATGAAAAGTATAAGGTCTTATATATTCGAATCATTTTTTCAATTATTTATAGTGTTTTAATGTTCGGTAGAGATAAGAAGCATAATAGAGAAATTTTGGACTACATTTTTAACTTGTCTTTTTTTAAAACAGCAATCAATGAAAAATTACTGTACAAATCATATCTTTCTAAACTTGAAAAGCTTTTGTTTTATTTGGTAAAATTTAAAATTCTTAACAGAAATAATATTTATTTTATACGTCATTTTGCTGCGTTGAGAAACTTATAA
- a CDS encoding GDP-L-fucose synthase, whose amino-acid sequence MNLKDKIYIAGHRGMVGSAILRQLRAKGYTNFVLKTSSELDLRNQQAVADFFATEKPDYVFLAAAKVGGIIANNTFRGDFIYENLMIQNNIIHQSYLNNVQKLMFLGSSCIYPKMAPQPLKEEYMLTGELEPTNEPYAIAKIAGIKMCDAYRAQFGCNFISVMPTNLYGPNDNYDLKNSHVLPAMLRKFITAKRNNESSVTIWGTGSPKREFLHADDLAEACLFLMENYNEQGLVNIGVGEDISILDLAILVKKIVGYEGEILTDTSKPDGTPRKLMDVSKLNGFGWKAKTSLEEGIQKVYDEIKDTNWE is encoded by the coding sequence ATGAATTTAAAAGATAAAATATATATAGCTGGGCATCGTGGAATGGTGGGTTCTGCTATTTTGCGTCAATTAAGAGCTAAAGGATATACAAATTTTGTACTAAAAACTTCGTCAGAGCTAGATCTACGAAATCAACAAGCTGTTGCAGATTTTTTTGCAACTGAAAAGCCGGATTATGTTTTTTTAGCGGCGGCAAAGGTGGGTGGAATTATTGCAAATAACACATTTAGGGGAGATTTTATCTATGAAAATTTGATGATTCAAAATAACATAATTCATCAATCATATTTAAATAACGTACAAAAATTAATGTTTTTAGGCTCATCTTGCATTTATCCTAAAATGGCTCCTCAGCCACTAAAAGAGGAATATATGCTTACAGGAGAATTGGAACCTACAAATGAACCTTATGCAATTGCAAAAATCGCTGGTATCAAAATGTGTGATGCGTACAGAGCCCAATTTGGGTGTAATTTTATTTCTGTTATGCCAACAAATTTGTATGGACCAAATGATAATTACGATTTAAAGAATTCACACGTTCTTCCTGCTATGTTAAGAAAATTTATTACAGCGAAACGTAATAATGAATCTTCTGTAACTATTTGGGGAACAGGTAGTCCGAAAAGAGAGTTCTTACATGCAGACGATCTTGCAGAAGCTTGTTTGTTTTTAATGGAAAATTATAATGAACAAGGATTGGTAAATATTGGTGTAGGAGAAGACATCTCAATTTTAGATTTGGCTATTTTAGTAAAAAAAATAGTTGGATATGAAGGTGAAATATTAACAGATACTTCTAAACCAGATGGTACACCTCGTAAATTAATGGATGTTTCTAAATTGAATGGTTTTGGCTGGAAAGCAAAAACAAGTTTAGAAGAAGGTATTCAAAAAGTTTATGATGAAATAAAGGATACTAACTGGGAATAA
- a CDS encoding glycosyltransferase family 2 protein, whose amino-acid sequence MKISIITVVYNNEKTIQDAMHSVFSQTYKNIEYIIIDGGSKDKTVELINNYNNQLGYFVSEKDKGLYDAMNKGIRAATGEIIGILNSDDLYEDNTVIEDVMSFFNADADLDILYGDLVYVKSDNVQKVVRNWKSKKYYNNFFENGNVPPHPSLFVRSSVYKSTGLFDLDFKLAADYELMLRMFKKNNFKAKYFNRLIVKMRLGGATNQSISNIINQNKEILRAWKKNSLKAPYKLMPLRVIKRLFQFV is encoded by the coding sequence ATGAAAATATCCATAATTACTGTTGTATATAATAATGAAAAAACTATACAGGATGCGATGCATTCTGTTTTTTCTCAAACTTATAAAAATATTGAATACATAATTATTGATGGAGGCTCAAAAGACAAGACAGTAGAACTAATAAATAATTATAATAATCAATTAGGTTATTTTGTGTCTGAAAAAGATAAAGGTCTTTATGATGCTATGAATAAAGGCATTAGGGCTGCTACTGGTGAAATTATTGGAATTTTGAATTCTGATGATTTATATGAAGATAACACTGTAATTGAAGATGTTATGTCTTTTTTTAACGCTGATGCAGATTTAGATATACTTTATGGAGATTTAGTATATGTTAAGAGTGATAATGTTCAAAAGGTAGTAAGGAATTGGAAATCTAAAAAATATTATAATAATTTTTTTGAAAATGGTAATGTACCGCCACATCCGTCCTTATTTGTCCGAAGTTCAGTTTATAAAAGTACAGGACTGTTTGATTTAGATTTCAAGCTTGCAGCTGATTACGAATTAATGCTCAGAATGTTTAAAAAAAATAATTTTAAAGCTAAGTATTTCAACAGATTAATTGTGAAAATGAGATTGGGTGGAGCAACAAATCAAAGTATAAGTAATATAATCAATCAAAACAAGGAAATTCTTAGAGCATGGAAAAAAAACAGCTTAAAAGCACCGTATAAATTAATGCCTTTAAGAGTTATAAAAAGATTGTTTCAGTTTGTTTAA
- a CDS encoding NAD-dependent epimerase/dehydratase family protein, which translates to MKNILITGGAGFIGSNLALQLLDKGHTITVLDNLSEQIHGENPESTSPLYKSIKDKVKFIKGTVTSRKDWINALDGQHIIVHLAAETGTGQSMYCIEKYTEVNIQGTAIMLDILANNKSSVEKVIVASSRSIYGEGKYKHPEFGIVYPIHRKEKDMLLGNFELSYKDDQKLELVATDEESKIHPSSVYGITKQNQEQMIMTVCPTLGIAPVAFRYQNVYGPGQSLSNPYTGILSIFSTQIRNNNPIQIFEDGKESRDFVFIDDVVAATILGIEKEEANGHVFNVGTGVATDVLEVANSLIKAYEIDVPVTVTGNFRLGDIRHNYADLSKIKNYLGFEPKVYFKEGIEKFSNWVLQQEIQEDKLSNSLNEMKKKGLLK; encoded by the coding sequence ATGAAAAATATATTAATTACAGGAGGGGCTGGATTTATTGGTAGCAATCTTGCTCTTCAACTTTTGGATAAAGGACATACAATTACAGTTTTGGATAATCTTTCAGAACAAATACATGGCGAAAATCCAGAATCTACATCTCCATTATATAAAAGTATAAAAGATAAAGTAAAATTTATAAAAGGAACAGTCACGTCTCGAAAAGATTGGATTAATGCTCTCGATGGCCAACATATAATAGTACATCTAGCTGCAGAAACGGGAACAGGACAATCGATGTACTGTATTGAGAAATATACTGAAGTAAATATACAAGGAACAGCAATAATGCTTGATATATTAGCTAATAATAAGAGTTCAGTTGAAAAAGTTATTGTTGCTTCATCTAGATCTATCTATGGAGAAGGAAAATACAAACATCCAGAATTTGGTATCGTATATCCTATACATAGAAAAGAAAAAGATATGCTTCTTGGAAATTTTGAACTTTCTTATAAAGATGATCAAAAATTAGAATTAGTTGCCACAGATGAGGAGTCTAAAATTCACCCTTCGTCAGTTTATGGTATTACAAAACAAAATCAAGAACAAATGATTATGACAGTTTGCCCTACATTAGGGATTGCGCCTGTTGCATTTAGATATCAAAATGTTTACGGGCCTGGACAGTCATTATCTAATCCTTATACCGGAATTTTGTCTATTTTTTCTACGCAGATAAGAAATAATAACCCTATTCAAATCTTTGAAGACGGTAAAGAATCTAGAGATTTTGTTTTTATTGATGATGTTGTTGCAGCTACGATTCTTGGAATAGAAAAAGAAGAAGCAAACGGTCATGTTTTTAATGTAGGCACTGGGGTTGCAACAGATGTTCTTGAGGTTGCAAATTCATTAATAAAAGCCTATGAAATTGATGTTCCGGTGACAGTAACAGGCAATTTTAGATTGGGCGATATCCGTCATAATTATGCAGATTTATCTAAAATTAAAAATTATTTAGGATTTGAGCCTAAAGTTTATTTTAAGGAAGGTATTGAGAAGTTTTCAAACTGGGTTCTGCAACAAGAAATTCAAGAAGATAAGTTAAGCAACTCACTTAACGAAATGAAGAAAAAAGGACTGTTAAAGTAA